From Coffea arabica cultivar ET-39 chromosome 2e, Coffea Arabica ET-39 HiFi, whole genome shotgun sequence, the proteins below share one genomic window:
- the LOC140036303 gene encoding uncharacterized protein produces the protein MDGVLKRYDCIINYHPGKANVVADALSWKTQLACLMVEEWNLLENVCEWNPRLEPQKVIFENIEVKSTLLDRIKEGQKKESTVQKWMERVKKGELLDFNLGPDGILRFQNHVVVPNDEELKKEILEESHRSRYIVHPGSSKMYQDLKSLYWWDNMKAEIA, from the coding sequence ATGGATGGAGTTCTTAAAAGATATGATTGTATCATTAattaccatccaggaaaggctaatgttgtagcagatgctttaagtTGGAAGACTCAACTAGCATGTTTAATGGTGGAAGAGTGGAACCTGTTAGAAAATGTATGTGAATGGAACCCTCGTCTTGAGCCGCAGAAAGTTATCTTtgaaaatattgaggtgaagTCGACATTGTTGGATCGAATTAAAGAGGGTCAAAAGAAAGAGTCAACGGTACAAAAGTGGATGGAAAGAGTGAAGAAAGGAGAATTACTTGATTTTAACCTAGGTCCTGATGGGATTCTAAGGTTTCAAAATCACGTTGTTGTACCTAATGATGAAGAACTGAAgaaggagattttggaggaatctcACCGCTCTAGGTACATAGTGCATCCAGGTAGTAGTAAGATGTACCAGGATCTCAAAAGtttgtattggtgggataatatgaaggcgGAGATTGCTTAA